TGCCAGGAACTGGGACACAGAAATCCATGAATCGATTAAGAATTGGCTCGAGGTGTTGCCAAATAATGCTCCCATCTTTGCGCAGTGTCTTTGCGCAGAACAGTGAACCCAGCACGTTCCCTTTAGCGATGTTCAATTGCAGAACGACTTTATTTATTCACATCTGCAAATGGCTGCGACTCTGCTGAACCAGTAGTAAACGCAAAATCCTATTAAACGCATTTCTCCACATGCCGTTACAATATATACTGCAAAAGCATCTGGTACGTGGCACTTACTTTGGCGGGGCTTTTGTTTTTGATGGACATCTGGCATTGCTTTTTGCAGTAATTGATATCGCCCAGTTGGTTGTCAAACAGATCAGATGATGCCGCCGCCAACGCCACCAGAATCAGAGGGACGAGCGCGGGAACGCCGCGCACCCTGCCGCCCAACTGGAGCATGTTTTTCCGCAGGATTCGGTGCACAGGCGCGTCTGCGGGGTTCGGTGTGTCTCGACCGGTCCCTGCCGTAGCTGCTTCGGATCGGCTCTATCAGCCTCGTGCCTTTGATGCGCCGTGTCGTCACTCCTCACATCATCACGCACGCGCTGCGCGTCTCCGGCCAGTGCATTGCATTGCAGCAGATCCGAGGAGTGGACAGAAACCACAGGGGGAAATGtgcctttaatgtaaataatagtAACAACGCAGATGTTGCATTTCTACCACATGAAATAAAGTTCTAATGAGGATGATTGTAAAGCAAttaaactcaaattaaaaaacaatcattaaaaattaataataataattaactccttaaaatagtgttttatatgtatactttatatatatatataatatctaaCATAAAATTGTAGATTTcaattcaaaagtaaaaaaattaaataaataaatactcctATTTTCCTCATAATTGCctcatttatatatacagtggcatgcgaaagtttgggaaccccttgcagaatctgtgaatcatttaacaaaataagagagatcatacaaaatgcatgttattttatatttagtactgtcctgagtaagatattttacataaatgatgtttacatatagtccacaagacaaaaaaaatagctgcaattattaaaataaccccattcaaaagtttgggaacccttggttcttaatactgtgtgtggttacctggatgaCCCACGActgtcttttttgttttgtgatggttgttcatgagtcccttgtttgttctgaacagttaaactgagctctgttcttcagaaaaatcctccatgtcctgcagattcATCAGTTTTCCAGGATCtattgcatatttgaaccctttccagcagtgactgtatgattttgagatccatcttttcacgcagaggacaactgagggactcaaacacaactattaaaaaaggttcaaacattcactgatgctccagaaggaaacaccatgcattaagagccgggggtgaaaacttttgaacaggatgaagatgtccaaacttttcttattttgttgaaatatcatttttttcccccatttagTACTGCCATTCGGAAGCAACAGAAGATACTTGCATGtttcctgtttattttaataatttcagctatttttttaattattattatttattttttttgtcttgtatgtaaacatctttttttgtataatatcttactcaggacagtactaaataaaaaataaaattttgtatgatgttaaaattattcacattttcacagattctgcaaggggttcccaaactttcgTATGacactgtgtatatatgtttATGTGTACTTTAATGTTTGAAACTGAATAATACAACTGTGACCAGGAATAAAACACACAACCTAACttttagagaaaaaaagtacctattgttttaaaatgaatgggtaacactttacaataaggttcactagttaactacattagtaaacattaactaagcatgaacaatacttctacagcacttattaatcttagttaatattaatttcagcatttactaatgcattattaaaatcatacgttgtttgttaacattagttaatgcactgtgtactaacatgaataaacaatgaacaactgtattttcattaactaacttaataaatgcattgttcattgcgtgttcatgttagttaatacattaactaatgttaacaaatgacaccttattgtaaagtgttaccaacgaATGAAATAATCTCTAAATTATAGTGTGTTCTAACTATTCAGGTTTTACACAATTCGTTGTAAAGTAGCACTGGGTGTGGAGCTGCATTGCACAAAACAGACCATTATAAACTATGCGATGTAGACAAAAATTAATCTTGTGTTATTGGACAAACTTTAGATGTAGCCTACATCTGTTCCTACGTGAGGAACAGCAGACAAATACAAAAAGGAAGGATTTTGGGAAGggtttgtttcattattttctgTCGTGGCCAACTtagtatacaaaaaaaaaaaaaaagaaagaaagaaacaaacaaaagaaaacacgGGCTGCAGATGCGCGACTAATAATGACTTGTGGCTGTGTGGTAAGACATGGGAGGAGCTTCAGAAGAATCAACTTTTTCAGCTTTTGAGGCGTGCGCTATATTGATTCTTCTCCAAAATTGAGAGTGAAGGTGAATCTGAGCGTCCTCTCCGCATAATGGTGCTTTCCAGAACCAGCAATGATTTTTACGAAGCTTTCTGGTGATTGAGGCTtttcattttcagcaatttATGTGAAGGAGAATGGATTATGCGTGCGCGCGCTCCCATCAGCATGACAAGAATCGATTTGAGAGCGCGCGCGGCAGACAAATGACAATTTTAGTCAtcatgttgttttttgttgCGCTTCTTCCATATGCGCTCGCAGCACGTAAGTACAATTTCAAGTGTATTTGAAGTTTAATTTGAAGTAAAGTTATTTGAGTAGATGTCTACAAacttctcatttttatttaaaggtctTGTTGGAGGTGTTTATGTTCTCATTTTCATCTCTACTCACGTTTATGTCAATTTAGAGGTCGTATTCGTCTTAGTTTACGGTAAAATTCAACAGTTAAgaaagatttattaattttaactgGTAACTTGTCATTAGCGATGACTttcttcaaaagaaaaaaaacaatgacagaaaTGTTCTGAAAACTTCTCATACTGTTTAACGGCGACCTTATAATGATCGCTTACAGCACTAATAATAACTTGCATTTGGAAGAAACTAATGGAAATTAATGCAAAAGTGTGTAAAGACATGCTATATTAAGACTAAAATATCTACAATAGGATAATAACTGTGTATCAATAAACAGAAAAACCTAATGTAAAAGAAGTCGTGGTATTGACAAAAATAGCTAGTCTTGGAGtgcaatattgtttttatgaaaCAGTCACTACATGATAAGATTATCAAGGAcacaaattgatttatttaaaaagctaATTCATTAATTTACCATCCTTCCGCTAGAAGAGATGAAAACTGTTTACATAATTGAAAATGGTTGTGAATAGAATTGTTTATTCACTGGTCAGTTTTTCCAAACAATGTTAAAGGAGTAAAAGCGTCCAATAAGGTAAGTCTTTCCTAACAAGTACATTAcctatacatttatacattaattATTCAGTCTTGTTTCCCAACTCTTCAGTGTTTCTTAGTGTCCAATGGCACATGTTAAAGAGTTTGTCCGCCTCCCACCAGGAGCAGAAATGATCTGCATCAACACTCGGTTTCCCCGAAGGCCAGTAGTAGCTCTTCAAATCCAGCCATCGTTCCCTCTGTACATTTGTcttaaacatgaataaatatgagctcTGCGGACACACAAGACGAATATTTACAAGATGGAAAACCACTTAAGTTGCTGAAAAATGACCTTTCCCACTGCGGTCATAAATCCAGTTGTAAAATTGCTGGAATCATGAAGTCTCCTCTTCTTCTGACCTCCAGACTTGGCTGTCATATCCCCCCAGGATCCAGTGCTTCACATCGGCTCGAGCTTGACTGCGGTGTGCACCATTAGCGCCGAGCTGGAAATAACAGCTAGATCCTTGTACTGGACACTGAATGGAAAACGCTTGGCTAGAAACACTTATAAGGTCCTTAGCCCAACCGAATCCAGCGTCACACTTCATCAACTCAATGGCTCCTTGCAGCAGTCAGGAGACAACCTGGTTTGCCACCGAAGCAATGGAGAAGTGTTGGCTGGATCATGTCTTTATGTTGGCTGTGAGTTTGTGAACACTTCCAGCTTATTTTTTTGCCATGTGTTTTTGAATATTCATGCTGtcctcttctttttattttaatttgacatataGCGCCCCCTGAGAAACCTGTCAACCTGACATGTTGGTCACGAAACACCAAGGATCTCAGCTGCAGATGGAGGCCGGGAAGTCAAGGAGAGACATTCATCAACACCAAATACATCCTCAAGTACAAACTAAAGTGAGATTTTGACACCAAAAAACTTTATACCAACACCTGCTTTGCAAGAATCCCTTTTAACATGCAACTCTTCCATTTTAATAACCATCTAGATGGTACGGTAAAGAGAAAGACTGTGAGGACTACACAGGACAGCCATATACATGCTACGTTCCTCGCGACCTTGCCATTTTTACACCATATGAAGTTTGGGTGGAGGCGTCCAATCAGCTCGGCTCTGCCTCTTCTGATGTCATCACCTTAGACATTTTAGATGTAGGTAAGTAAGTCTAAAATATGCTAGTTTGGTGGAAAAATTGAGGTTGAGATCAAGGTGACTTGGGATAACGTCATGCTTACCAACTTGCACATAAATGCACAAAACCATCTGAACGTCTCGCATATGGTGCGCACACACTCGTCTGCTAGAAAAGATTTTTACAGATTGTAAAAACACTTTCCAACAGCTGAAATGTTTCCAAAAGGCAACTCGTGAAAATAGTACTTTAAAGGTCAATGGGCAGCTGAAAGTCTGTTGGCAATTggttaaaattttaaatcaaatgacTTATTTGACATACCAATGCATTAATcgaattaatcacaattaaactACATCCATCAATCAGCACATTTTGCTGAGGAAAGCGAAGATATTACATTACTACATCTTTAAGGCCTCATTTCCTCATCTTCTGAAACAATAAGCTCTGGAATGCTCCATGATTGGCTTTGCCCTAAAGGCAAGCTTGATTAAAAAACATGGCAGTGGAGCACGTCCATTTCAAACAACAATGGAAACGGGAGATTGCCGTAGTTACGGCAAAATATCATCTAGCTAATGAGCGTCGATGAAGGTTTATTGGGAGATTCAATTACAAGCAGTTAGTCTTTGAAGTGAAAGGAAGATTTGTTTAACGGTTACCAACTTTTATTGGGTTCTGAAAATGACTTTTGTACATGTTTGACgttgtgaaatattcctttcAGTAACTACAGATCCGCCTCCTGATGTCCTTGTGAGCCGCGTTGGAGATCTGGAAGATCAGTTAAGTGTATGTTGGGACAATCCTCCTGCCCTGAAAGACTACCTGTTTCAGGCCAAGTATCAGATACGATACCGTGTGGAGGAGAGCGACGAATGGAAGGTATGGCTGGAATGGTTTAGTCCAGGCGAGTGCAAATCCTGCTCTTTGAGGGCCAATGTCCTGTAGAGTTTGGTTACAATCTGCCCCAAAACACCTGTCTGGAGATCTTGAAGACCTTGagtagctggttcaggtgtttAATTGGTTTTTGGAGCtaaacactcttaaaaacaaaggttCCAAAAAAGGGTCTTCACAGCAATGACAGAGGAATCATTCTGGGtttccaaagaacctttcaatgAACAGAATTCTTTGgaaacccaaaatggttcttctgtcattgcacaaaggttttttttttttttttatgtaaaaaggtttgttagatttttaaaatgttcttcacactaagaaaaaaaattcactgttcactgaaaggttcgtTGGGAAACCAAAAACGGTTCTTCAATGGCTTCGCTGTGAACATCActagatgttaaaggttcttcatagaaccatagataccaataaagaacctttattttcaaGAGTACAGAGCAGGATTTGCCACCCCTGGTTTAGTCCAAAAGagcaggggtgcccaatcctgATCCTGGAGGACCACCATccagcagagtttagctccagtcctaattaaacacacctgaaccagttaatcaaggtcttcaagatcattagaaactTCCAAGGAGGTACTGTATATTGGAGCCAAATTCTAAGATATTGCAGGAAAGTGGTCCTCCAGGAGCAAAATTTAAAGGAacaattcaccccaaaatgaacattctgttaaTGTTTAATCAGCCTCGTGTGATTTTACACAAGTTTCtttgttctgtggaacacaaaatgagaatttttaagGAATCTCCTGGCCACTCCTTTCTTAACCTATTCCCAAAATGATCTCCTGCCTCATAAAGGTAGTCCATACGACTTGTGTGCTATATTCTAAGTCTTTTGAACTAATTTGATAGCTTTTTTGATtgactgaatgattcatttattaACTGACTAATCCAGTTCTCACATTCAACTCACTGACGCTAGGATCCAGCAGTTAACATCTCACTGGAGGGGAAGATTATCAGCTATAATTTCACTCTTTCTTTTCAGAAACTTGTCGTATGGTTTCAGAATGGTTGGAATATAGTGCACTAGTCCTATGGACCACTATTAcgatgttgttccaaacctgtataacttttacaggtctggagtgacatgaaggtGGGGAAAAAAGACAGAGTTTACACTTTTGGGTGAACAGCTTTCCCCAATATAATGTCTGGTGCACATACTTAGATTATtcttagtttttattttctatttctcCTGAGGTCATAGATGATGCTGGGAACCAGACGTCTTGTCGGTTAGCAGGTCTCAGGGCCGGTACAGTGTATTTTGTCCAGGTACGCTGCAACCCGATAGGCATCTACGGCTCAAAGAAAGCAGGTATTTGGAGCGACTGGAGCCACTCGACTGCCGCGTCGACACCTGGCATTGGTAAGTTTCATCAAAACGTAATAATGCAGTGTCCCTTTACTTCACATTAGGCTTCTGCATCACAAGCTAATTAGATTCAAACCATATGTAAACACTGAAAAAACATCAAGCTACTTGATAGAGATCTCTCACAAGTAGATTCAAAAGACTTCAGCAAAATGTCAGAGCGCTTAAGGGGACAACCGATGAATTCTTTGGGCTTTTTTTAGATTGATAAATTAAAAACGTCTTTAGAGCATGTTCAGATTAAAGAGGCGGTCGACCTGAAACTTAGTGGAAACAGATTCGGTTCGTAAGAAATGACGTTACATGTCTTGCATTAAAAAGAGGATGTTATTAAGCTCTGTTTTATGCCAAGCAATATGAGTTA
The sequence above is a segment of the Onychostoma macrolepis isolate SWU-2019 chromosome 22, ASM1243209v1, whole genome shotgun sequence genome. Coding sequences within it:
- the crlf1b gene encoding cytokine receptor-like factor 1b, with protein sequence MDYACARSHQHDKNRFESARGRQMTILVIMLFFVALLPYALAAHLAVISPQDPVLHIGSSLTAVCTISAELEITARSLYWTLNGKRLARNTYKVLSPTESSVTLHQLNGSLQQSGDNLVCHRSNGEVLAGSCLYVGSPPEKPVNLTCWSRNTKDLSCRWRPGSQGETFINTKYILKYKLKWYGKEKDCEDYTGQPYTCYVPRDLAIFTPYEVWVEASNQLGSASSDVITLDILDVVTTDPPPDVLVSRVGDLEDQLSVCWDNPPALKDYLFQAKYQIRYRVEESDEWKVIDDAGNQTSCRLAGLRAGTVYFVQVRCNPIGIYGSKKAGIWSDWSHSTAASTPGIDRSHIGSCDSKPSEHNSTLRKELKQFFGWMRKHSYGCTDVSIKLYDQWRVWLQKAQKTHDQVLQSGKS